CAGCTCGACAGCCTTAAAACGAAGCTTGACGAGGCCCGGATGAAGCAGGCCACCCTGGTGGCCCGGGCCCAGGCGGCGAAGACCCAGAAGGAATTTTCCACTGTGCTGGGGACGAACGTGGGACAGGGAGCCTTCGCCAAGTTCGACAAAATGGAAAAGAAGATCGAGGGAATGGAGGCGGAAGCCCAGGCCTTCTCCGAGCTTTCCGGCGAGGCGGCTGCCGATGACCCCTTCAGGGACATGGAAAAAGACATGCAGCTCGAGGCGGAAATGGCGAAGCTCATGGAAAAAATGAATGCGGGAGGTGGCGCAGGTGCATAAGTTTCCGGTGCTCAGGGACGGAGTGAACCAGCCCCTGCTCGAGGACGTGCGGAAAAAAGTGGACGGCTACCTGGCGGAGCTTTTCGACGGGGAGGACCTCGTGAAAGTGGACGGCCTGGTTTCCTTCACCTTCGGGAGCGCCACCATCCAGGTGACCGTCAATCCCTGGCATTCGGAGGACGTGCTGGTCAAAGTCTTTTCCTATCTCGCGGACAACGTGGACCCGGGCAGGGCCTCCGCTGAATTCATGAGACTGAACTCGGATCTCCCCCTCGGGGCCTTCTCCCTGACCTTCGACAACACGGTCATGCTCTCCTGTTCGCTGCCGGGGGCAAGCCTGGACAAAAACGAGCTTGTCGGCGCCCTGCAGACCGTGGCGGCCTACGCGGACCAGTATGACGACATCCTGAAGGAGATGTACCGGTAGTCCTAGTCTGACCAAAGGAGGGGATGGAATGAACATGTTTGCTCTTGCTGCAGGCGGCCTGCTGGCGGCGGGAGGCGCGTATCTCGCCTTCGTCCAGAAGAAGAAAACCGAGGGAATGCTCACGGAGCTCAAGTTTATGAAGGCCATGCCGCTGCAGGAACTTCACGGCACATGGAAGTCTCTGTGCGACGAGGGCATGGGGGACGGTTTCCGGGATTTCATCGAAACCAACGGAGCCCGCCGCCACTGACGGAGAGCTCATCGCTCCCTACAGCGGGCAGCCTTGCGCGTACTACGAGGCCACGGTCCTGAGGGAATACGAGAAGCAGGAAACGTCCACCGACAAGGACGGAAAGGTGAGGACCAACAGGACGAGGGGGTCCGAGACGGTTTCGTCCCAGAAGAGCCCCTCTCCCCTCTATGTTGCCGACGGCGACGTGAAGGTAGGCATCGACCTCGACGGGGCGACCCTTCACCTCAGGGACGGCGCCGACAGGTTCGAGCCCTATGAAAGCAATAAATCCTACACCTTTTTCGGAGTCCAGTTCTCGTCCCCCTCAGGGGTCCGGACTCTCGGCTTCAAGTACAGGGAGAAAATCATCCCCCTGGGACACCCTCTCTACGTGGCGGGGGAGGCCCGGCAGTCGGCGGGAAACCTGCGCATCGGAAGACCGTCCGAAAAGGGAAAGCCCTTCATCGTCTCGGTGAAGTCGGAGGAAGAAGTGACTGCGGGCGTGGAAGGCAAGGCGAAAACCCAGTTTTACATAGGCATCGCCCTTGTGGTGATCGGCCTGGCCATAGCCCTGTTCGTGAAATAGGGGAAGGAGGAACGGAAAAATGAAGGGAAGACCGGTAACGGCAGTTCTGGCGATGTTGTTCGTTCTCGCGGTTTCAGCGGCGGCGTTTGCGGCGGATCCAAAGTATACGAAGAGTTCCGTCTTCGGCCCGAAGATCACCGACGGGGTGACCGACGAATTCCTCCAGATGGTCCGGGACGATCCTGACATCAAGAAGGGCAAGCCCCTCCGTCTCGGGGGAGCCGTCACCGACGACGACCTGAAGAAAGTCGCCTCCCTCGCGGATGTCCTGACTGGGCTTCTTCTGGAGCGAACCGACCAGGTGACCGACCTTTCTCCTCTCTCGAACCTCTCCGGCCTCACCTACCTGAAGCTTGACAGCCTCAAGGGGATCAGAACCCTCGCTCCCCTCGGGGCCCTTGTGAAGCTGAAGGAGCTGGAGATCCGG
Above is a genomic segment from Aminivibrio pyruvatiphilus containing:
- a CDS encoding YbjN domain-containing protein codes for the protein MHKFPVLRDGVNQPLLEDVRKKVDGYLAELFDGEDLVKVDGLVSFTFGSATIQVTVNPWHSEDVLVKVFSYLADNVDPGRASAEFMRLNSDLPLGAFSLTFDNTVMLSCSLPGASLDKNELVGALQTVAAYADQYDDILKEMYR
- a CDS encoding PspA/IM30 family protein; the protein is MEDPEKMVKQMIIEMEEALVKATSGLAKAMANEQSLRKQQTLAMTQAKQWEDKAALALRAGNADLAKQALSKKMIYDGQAKQYDAMVAQASGTTTQLRGQLDSLKTKLDEARMKQATLVARAQAAKTQKEFSTVLGTNVGQGAFAKFDKMEKKIEGMEAEAQAFSELSGEAAADDPFRDMEKDMQLEAEMAKLMEKMNAGGGAGA
- a CDS encoding E3 ubiquitin ligase family protein yields the protein MREYEKQETSTDKDGKVRTNRTRGSETVSSQKSPSPLYVADGDVKVGIDLDGATLHLRDGADRFEPYESNKSYTFFGVQFSSPSGVRTLGFKYREKIIPLGHPLYVAGEARQSAGNLRIGRPSEKGKPFIVSVKSEEEVTAGVEGKAKTQFYIGIALVVIGLAIALFVK